The Leucobacter chromiiresistens genome has a window encoding:
- a CDS encoding siderophore-interacting protein, with product MASSNIVVAHADTGLITAEVVRAARISPNFVRLTIGGDDLARWRHLGFDQWFRLAMPVAGDATRFDRMSDRFDTRGYLKYLALPKATRPEIRNYTVRAFRPEANEMDIDFVVHESSDPAHAGVAAPWATALPVGDRVALIDQGCGYREVAGTERVLLAGDETALPAVLGILRDLPAESTGHAIIEIPDAADRQTVTAPTGVDVQWVVRPPHARPGAQALDALRALPESAADGPVSAFIAGEQQLATGGRRHLVNERGVAKHAVDFCGYWRQS from the coding sequence ATGGCCTCCAGCAACATCGTCGTCGCCCACGCCGACACGGGACTCATCACCGCCGAGGTCGTGCGCGCCGCCCGCATCTCGCCGAACTTCGTGCGGCTCACCATCGGCGGCGACGACCTCGCGCGCTGGCGCCATCTCGGGTTCGACCAGTGGTTCAGGCTCGCGATGCCCGTTGCGGGCGACGCCACCCGCTTCGACCGCATGTCTGATCGCTTCGATACGCGCGGCTACCTGAAGTACCTCGCGCTGCCGAAAGCCACACGACCCGAGATCCGCAACTACACCGTGCGGGCGTTCCGGCCGGAGGCGAACGAGATGGACATCGACTTCGTCGTCCACGAGTCGAGCGACCCTGCGCACGCCGGCGTCGCAGCCCCCTGGGCCACGGCGCTGCCGGTCGGCGACCGCGTGGCGCTCATCGACCAGGGGTGCGGGTACCGGGAGGTCGCCGGCACCGAGCGCGTACTGCTCGCGGGCGACGAGACCGCGCTCCCCGCGGTGCTGGGGATCCTGCGCGACCTCCCCGCCGAGAGCACGGGGCACGCGATCATCGAGATTCCCGACGCGGCGGATCGCCAGACCGTGACGGCCCCCACGGGCGTAGATGTGCAGTGGGTCGTTCGACCGCCTCACGCCCGCCCGGGAGCGCAGGCGCTCGACGCCCTCCGCGCACTGCCGGAGTCTGCGGCCGACGGGCCGGTCTCGGCGTTCATCGCGGGCGAGCAGCAGCTCGCGACCGGCGGCCGGCGGCACCTCGTGAACGAGCGGGGCGTCGCGAAGCACGCCGTGGACTTCTGCGGGTACTGGCGCCAGAGTTGA
- a CDS encoding GntR family transcriptional regulator — MFDDNRPIFLQLADRLSDEILRGVYDEDEQVPSTNELAAHMRINPATAGKGLSLLVDQGILYKKRGIGMFVAPGARARIARERQQGLTERFVRPLLREAGALGLAHTDVIRLIEQEAEQ; from the coding sequence GTGTTCGATGACAACCGTCCGATCTTCCTCCAGCTCGCCGATCGCCTCTCAGACGAGATTCTGCGCGGCGTCTACGACGAGGACGAGCAGGTTCCCTCGACGAACGAGCTCGCCGCCCACATGCGCATCAACCCGGCGACGGCCGGCAAGGGGCTCAGCCTGCTGGTCGACCAGGGCATCCTCTACAAGAAGCGCGGCATCGGCATGTTCGTCGCGCCGGGCGCCAGAGCGCGTATCGCCCGTGAGCGGCAGCAGGGGCTCACCGAGCGCTTCGTGCGCCCCCTCCTGCGCGAAGCCGGCGCGCTCGGCCTCGCGCACACCGACGTAATCCGACTGATCGAACAGGAAGCGGAACAATGA
- a CDS encoding ABC transporter ATP-binding protein has product MTPIAIETRGLTRRYRGATALDDVSVQVHANTITGLLGRNGAGKTTFMSLVTAQDRPSSGTVAVDGHDPFERAEAIEQMCFVRDNQRYPDDYTLKLATRAAGFSFPHWNQEVADRLIDAFRIPSKPIVKKFSRGQLSALGIVLGLASRSPITFFDEPYLGLDATSRAIFYDELLRDYAEHPRTIVLSTHLIDEMDRLLERVIVIDQGRVVRHDDVDAMRGSAFQVAGKAAEVDDFLTGLPVLSRRRIGGLATAVVDTPLTAEHRSAAGGLELAPVSLQDLVAAYGLGDTAADGDAASQLERSAA; this is encoded by the coding sequence ATGACCCCCATCGCCATCGAGACCCGCGGGCTCACCCGGCGCTATCGAGGTGCCACGGCCCTCGACGACGTCAGCGTGCAGGTCCACGCGAACACCATCACCGGGCTGCTCGGGCGCAACGGCGCGGGCAAGACGACCTTCATGTCGCTCGTCACCGCGCAGGATCGCCCCAGCTCGGGCACCGTCGCAGTCGACGGCCACGATCCCTTCGAGCGGGCCGAGGCCATCGAGCAGATGTGCTTCGTGCGCGACAACCAGCGCTACCCCGACGATTACACCCTGAAGCTCGCCACGCGCGCCGCCGGGTTCTCGTTCCCGCACTGGAACCAGGAGGTCGCCGACCGCCTGATCGACGCCTTCCGCATCCCGAGCAAGCCGATCGTCAAGAAATTCTCGCGCGGTCAGCTGTCGGCGCTCGGCATCGTGCTCGGCCTGGCATCGCGCTCGCCCATCACGTTCTTCGACGAGCCGTACCTCGGGCTCGACGCGACGTCCCGCGCGATCTTCTACGACGAACTGCTGCGCGACTACGCCGAGCACCCCCGCACCATCGTGCTCTCCACCCACCTCATCGACGAGATGGACCGCCTGCTCGAGCGCGTGATCGTGATCGATCAGGGGCGCGTAGTGCGGCACGACGACGTGGACGCGATGCGCGGCAGCGCGTTCCAGGTGGCCGGCAAGGCGGCCGAGGTCGATGACTTCCTCACCGGCCTGCCCGTCCTCTCCCGCCGTCGCATCGGCGGGCTCGCGACCGCCGTGGTCGACACCCCGCTGACGGCCGAGCACCGGTCGGCCGCCGGCGGCCTCGAACTCGCGCCGGTCTCCCTGCAGGATCTCGTCGCCGCCTACGGCCTCGGCGACACGGCCGCCGATGGCGACGCGGCATCGCAACTGGAACGGAGCGCAGCATGA
- a CDS encoding dicarboxylate/amino acid:cation symporter, whose protein sequence is MTSFGWQILAALVIGLVLGGIAMSIGPDAAGNPNGLHATLATIGSSYVSLLRAAVIPLVFTAIVSSIVGLRKVTNAARLAGQTLLWFAITALIAVTIGIVLGITLQPGASASQTALTPEAPDSVGTWWNFLTGLVPANFLGLGVSGSVDAASGALSASPSFNVLQVIVISVAVGIAALKIGEKAEPFIALTESALAIIQKVLWWIIRVAPIGTIGLIGNAVAEYGWNQMGTLTWFVGVLYLGLAIVLFVVYPILVKTHGLSVKQYFSGVWPAVQLGFVSRSSIGTLPLTQRVTERNLGVPRGYASFAVPLGATTKMDGCAAIYPAVAAIFIAQFFGIDLTIVQYLLIVIVSVVGSAATAGTTGATVMLTLTLSTLGLPLEGVGLLLAVDPIIDMGRTAVNVAGQALVPALVAKREGIIDLDLYNAPRQGLAFDNRDVEAERAADAAAATDAIDDGIRTGDGIPAADEAVSRRS, encoded by the coding sequence ATGACGTCGTTCGGCTGGCAGATCCTCGCCGCGCTCGTCATCGGCCTCGTGCTCGGCGGCATCGCCATGTCGATCGGACCCGACGCGGCCGGCAACCCCAACGGGCTGCACGCCACGCTCGCCACCATCGGCAGCAGCTACGTGTCGCTGCTCCGCGCCGCCGTGATCCCCCTGGTCTTCACCGCGATCGTGTCGAGCATCGTCGGCCTCCGCAAGGTGACGAACGCCGCCCGACTCGCCGGTCAGACCCTCCTCTGGTTCGCGATCACCGCGCTCATCGCGGTGACCATCGGCATCGTGCTCGGCATCACGCTGCAGCCCGGCGCATCCGCGTCGCAGACGGCGCTGACACCCGAGGCGCCCGACTCGGTCGGCACCTGGTGGAACTTCCTCACCGGCCTCGTGCCGGCGAACTTCCTCGGGCTCGGAGTCTCGGGCAGCGTCGACGCGGCCAGCGGCGCGCTGTCGGCGAGCCCGAGCTTCAACGTGCTGCAGGTCATCGTGATCTCCGTCGCCGTCGGCATCGCGGCGCTGAAGATCGGCGAGAAGGCGGAGCCCTTCATCGCGCTCACCGAATCGGCGCTCGCCATCATCCAGAAGGTCCTCTGGTGGATCATCCGCGTCGCCCCGATCGGCACCATCGGCCTCATCGGCAACGCGGTCGCCGAGTACGGCTGGAACCAGATGGGCACGCTCACCTGGTTCGTGGGCGTGCTGTACCTCGGGCTCGCCATCGTGCTCTTCGTGGTGTACCCGATTCTCGTGAAGACGCACGGCCTCTCCGTGAAGCAGTACTTCTCGGGCGTGTGGCCGGCGGTGCAGCTCGGCTTCGTGAGCCGCTCGTCGATCGGCACGCTGCCCCTCACGCAGCGCGTCACCGAGCGCAATCTCGGCGTGCCGCGCGGCTACGCGTCGTTCGCCGTGCCGCTCGGCGCGACGACCAAGATGGACGGCTGCGCCGCGATCTACCCGGCGGTCGCCGCGATCTTCATCGCGCAGTTCTTCGGCATCGACCTGACGATCGTGCAGTACCTCCTGATCGTCATCGTCTCGGTGGTCGGTTCGGCCGCGACCGCGGGCACGACCGGCGCGACCGTCATGCTGACGCTCACGCTGTCGACGCTCGGACTGCCGCTCGAGGGCGTGGGGCTGCTGCTCGCGGTCGATCCGATCATCGACATGGGCCGCACCGCGGTCAACGTGGCCGGCCAGGCGCTCGTTCCCGCGCTCGTCGCGAAGCGCGAGGGCATCATCGATCTCGACCTGTACAACGCGCCGCGCCAGGGGCTCGCCTTCGACAACCGCGACGTCGAGGCCGAGCGCGCCGCCGACGCGGCCGCCGCGACCGACGCGATCGACGACGGCATCCGCACCGGCGACGGGATCCCCGCAGCCGACGAAGCGGTTTCGCGCCGGAGCTGA
- a CDS encoding YajQ family cyclic di-GMP-binding protein, whose translation MADSSFDVVSKIDAMEVENAVNQARKEVEQRYDFKGVGADVSLSGEKIQIKANTEERTNAVLDVLHSKFIKRGLSLKALDTGEPYASGKEYRIDAQLKEGIDQATAKKLNKLIRDEGPKGVKSQIQGDELRVSSKSRDDLQATMALLKGADIEVALQFVNYR comes from the coding sequence ATGGCTGATTCTTCGTTTGACGTGGTGAGCAAGATCGACGCGATGGAGGTCGAGAACGCGGTGAACCAGGCCCGCAAGGAGGTCGAGCAGCGCTACGACTTCAAGGGCGTCGGTGCCGACGTCTCGCTCTCCGGCGAGAAGATCCAGATCAAGGCGAACACGGAGGAGCGCACGAACGCCGTGCTCGACGTGCTGCACTCGAAGTTCATCAAGCGCGGGCTGTCGCTCAAGGCGCTCGACACCGGGGAGCCGTACGCGAGCGGCAAGGAGTACCGCATCGATGCTCAGCTGAAGGAGGGCATCGACCAGGCGACGGCGAAGAAGCTCAACAAGCTGATCCGCGACGAGGGCCCGAAGGGCGTGAAGTCGCAGATCCAGGGCGACGAACTGCGCGTCTCGTCGAAGAGCCGCGACGACCTGCAGGCGACGATGGCGCTGCTCAAGGGCGCCGACATCGAGGTCGCCCTGCAGTTCGTCAACTACCGCTGA
- a CDS encoding DUF3151 domain-containing protein, which produces MIGANLLEPEPTLLPEDTAVSQALASSRDLESVVREHPESPLVWALLADAADAEGGEIEAYAFARVGYHRGLDALRKAGWRGAGPVPWSHEPNRGVLRALFALRRAAARIGETNEVDRLTEFLDGADPQAIAAIEASR; this is translated from the coding sequence ATGATCGGCGCGAACCTGCTCGAACCCGAACCCACGCTCCTGCCCGAAGACACCGCGGTGTCGCAGGCGCTCGCGTCGTCGCGAGACCTCGAATCCGTCGTGCGCGAGCACCCGGAGTCGCCGCTCGTCTGGGCGCTGCTCGCCGACGCCGCCGACGCCGAGGGCGGCGAGATCGAGGCCTACGCCTTCGCCCGCGTGGGGTACCACCGCGGTCTCGACGCGCTGCGGAAGGCCGGCTGGCGCGGTGCGGGCCCGGTGCCCTGGTCGCACGAGCCCAACCGCGGCGTGCTGCGCGCGCTCTTCGCGCTGCGCCGCGCCGCCGCGCGCATCGGCGAGACGAACGAGGTGGATCGGCTCACCGAGTTCCTCGACGGCGCCGACCCGCAGGCGATCGCCGCGATCGAGGCGAGCCGCTGA
- a CDS encoding adenylosuccinate synthase → MPAVLITGAQWGDEGKGRATDLLGSRVDYVVKFNGGNNAGHTVVVGSEKYALHLLPSGILTPGVTPVISNGVVVDLEVLRGELEALGGRGVDVSRLKVSANAHVITAYHRTLDKVTERFLGKRQIGTTGRGIGPAYADKINRVGIRIQDIFDEGILRQKVEAALDFKNQVLVKIYNRRAISADEVVEDLLGYREMLEPMVCDTGLLLHEAMQAEKTVLFEAGQATMLDIDHGTYPFVTSSNATAGGASTGSGLPPHALDRVISVIKAYTTRVGAGPFPTELFDESGEYLRKQGFEFGTTTGRPRRCGWYDAPMARYAARINGVTDFVLTKLDVLSGLETIPVCVAYDVNGVRHDEMPVNQSDFHHAKPIYEEFPGWNEDISGARRFEDLPKNAQDYIVALEGMSGSRISAVGVGPEREQVVVLHDLLG, encoded by the coding sequence ATGCCCGCAGTGCTCATCACCGGTGCCCAGTGGGGCGATGAGGGGAAGGGTCGGGCGACCGACCTCCTCGGCAGCCGCGTCGACTACGTCGTCAAGTTCAACGGCGGCAACAACGCCGGCCACACCGTCGTCGTGGGGTCCGAGAAGTACGCGCTGCACCTGCTGCCCTCCGGCATTCTGACGCCCGGCGTCACCCCCGTGATCTCGAACGGCGTCGTCGTCGATCTCGAAGTGCTGCGCGGCGAGCTGGAGGCGCTCGGCGGCCGCGGCGTCGACGTCTCGCGCCTCAAGGTGAGCGCGAACGCCCACGTCATCACGGCGTACCACCGCACGCTCGACAAGGTGACGGAGCGGTTCCTCGGCAAGCGCCAGATCGGCACCACGGGCCGGGGGATCGGCCCCGCCTACGCCGACAAGATCAACCGCGTCGGCATCCGCATCCAAGACATCTTCGACGAGGGCATCCTGCGTCAGAAGGTGGAGGCGGCGCTCGACTTCAAGAACCAGGTGCTCGTCAAGATCTACAACCGTCGCGCCATCTCGGCCGACGAGGTCGTGGAAGACCTGCTCGGCTACCGCGAGATGCTCGAGCCGATGGTGTGCGACACCGGGCTGCTGCTGCACGAGGCGATGCAGGCGGAGAAGACGGTGCTCTTCGAGGCCGGCCAGGCGACGATGCTCGACATCGATCACGGCACCTACCCGTTCGTCACCTCGTCGAACGCGACGGCGGGCGGTGCGAGCACCGGCTCCGGGCTGCCGCCCCACGCGCTCGACCGCGTGATCTCCGTCATCAAGGCATACACCACGCGCGTGGGCGCCGGGCCCTTCCCGACCGAGCTCTTCGACGAGTCGGGCGAGTACCTGCGCAAGCAGGGCTTCGAGTTCGGCACCACCACCGGGCGGCCGCGCCGGTGCGGCTGGTACGACGCGCCGATGGCGCGCTACGCCGCCCGCATCAACGGCGTCACCGACTTCGTGCTCACCAAGCTCGACGTGCTCTCGGGCCTCGAGACGATTCCCGTCTGCGTCGCCTACGACGTCAACGGCGTGCGGCACGACGAGATGCCGGTCAACCAGAGCGACTTCCATCACGCGAAGCCGATCTACGAGGAGTTCCCGGGGTGGAACGAGGACATCTCGGGGGCGCGCCGCTTCGAGGATCTGCCGAAGAACGCCCAGGACTACATCGTCGCCCTCGAGGGGATGAGCGGATCGCGCATCTCGGCCGTCGGCGTGGGCCCCGAGCGCGAGCAGGTCGTGGTGCTGCACGACCTGCTGGGCTGA
- a CDS encoding chorismate mutase → MSEPTPLERLDRLRSSIDNIDAALVHMLAERFRCTQEVGRLKAEHEMPAADPAREARQIDRLRTLAEEAHLDPEFAEKWFNFVVAEVIQHHTQIADEHKA, encoded by the coding sequence ATGAGCGAGCCGACGCCCCTCGAGCGCCTCGACCGGCTGCGGTCGAGCATCGACAACATCGATGCGGCACTGGTGCACATGCTCGCCGAGCGGTTCCGCTGCACGCAGGAGGTCGGGCGCTTGAAGGCGGAGCACGAGATGCCCGCCGCCGATCCCGCGCGCGAGGCCCGTCAGATCGATCGACTGCGCACCCTCGCCGAGGAGGCGCATCTCGACCCCGAGTTCGCGGAGAAGTGGTTCAACTTCGTCGTGGCCGAGGTCATTCAGCACCACACGCAGATCGCCGACGAGCACAAGGCGTAA
- the fdhA gene encoding formaldehyde dehydrogenase, glutathione-independent: MSGNRIVVYKGPGEVAVEHFDYPTLELPQEVAEGLGIKRSAPHAVILKLVTTNICGSDQHMVRGRTTAPVGQTLGHEITGEVVEIGDDVLFHQVGDICSVPFNIACGRCRMCNEGQTGICLNVNPARAGAAYGYVDMGGWLGGQAEYVMIPYADFNLLKFPDRDEALEKILDLTMLSDIFPTGYHGAVSAGVTTGSTVYVAGAGPVGLAAAYSAQLLGAATVIVGDMNADRLRQAESFGCAAADLSKGDALADIIADIVGEPEVDAAVDAVGFEARGHGHGAAEAPATVLNDVMNVARAGASLGIPGLYVTGDPGAVDEAAKHGQIGVRLGLGWAKSHRFVTGQCPVKKYNRQLMNLILADRAHIAQAVGATTIGLDEAAEGYAQFDAGAAQKFVIDPHGMVS; the protein is encoded by the coding sequence ATGTCAGGCAACCGAATCGTCGTCTACAAGGGTCCGGGCGAAGTCGCCGTCGAGCACTTCGACTATCCGACACTCGAACTGCCGCAGGAGGTGGCCGAGGGCCTCGGCATCAAGCGATCCGCGCCCCACGCCGTCATCCTCAAGCTGGTCACCACCAACATCTGCGGCAGCGACCAGCACATGGTGCGCGGCCGCACGACGGCGCCCGTCGGCCAGACCCTCGGCCACGAGATCACCGGCGAGGTCGTGGAGATCGGCGACGACGTGCTCTTCCATCAGGTCGGCGACATCTGCTCCGTGCCCTTCAACATCGCGTGCGGCCGCTGCCGCATGTGCAACGAGGGTCAGACCGGCATCTGCCTCAACGTCAACCCGGCGCGGGCGGGCGCGGCGTACGGGTACGTCGATATGGGCGGTTGGCTCGGCGGGCAGGCCGAGTACGTCATGATCCCCTACGCCGACTTCAACCTGCTGAAGTTCCCCGACCGCGACGAGGCGCTCGAGAAGATCCTCGACCTGACGATGCTCTCCGACATCTTCCCGACCGGCTACCACGGCGCCGTATCGGCGGGCGTCACGACCGGCTCCACCGTCTACGTCGCCGGCGCCGGCCCCGTCGGGCTCGCCGCGGCCTACTCGGCGCAGCTGCTCGGCGCCGCGACCGTGATCGTGGGCGATATGAACGCCGACCGGCTGCGGCAGGCGGAGAGCTTCGGCTGCGCCGCCGCCGACCTGTCGAAGGGGGACGCCCTCGCAGACATCATCGCCGACATCGTCGGCGAACCCGAGGTCGACGCCGCGGTCGACGCCGTCGGCTTCGAGGCGCGCGGCCACGGCCACGGCGCGGCCGAGGCGCCCGCGACCGTACTGAACGACGTGATGAACGTCGCCCGGGCGGGCGCGTCGCTCGGCATCCCCGGGCTGTACGTGACGGGAGACCCTGGGGCGGTCGACGAGGCGGCGAAGCACGGCCAGATCGGCGTGCGCCTCGGCCTCGGCTGGGCGAAATCGCACCGCTTCGTCACCGGCCAGTGCCCCGTGAAGAAGTACAACCGGCAGCTGATGAACCTGATCCTCGCGGATCGCGCCCACATCGCGCAGGCGGTGGGCGCCACCACCATCGGACTCGACGAGGCCGCCGAGGGCTACGCGCAGTTCGATGCGGGCGCCGCGCAGAAGTTCGTGATCGACCCGCACGGCATGGTGTCGTGA
- a CDS encoding helix-turn-helix domain-containing protein: protein MPMELLSVRGVDAWQRVASRMFVPLQCRGDGSRFSARVAQRRISPSMWVSRVSFDAHEAERPRALVEADATDHLLVMMQLRGAWTLSQRGRGARLGAGSIAFVDAGEPYRMSVPTRGQDLIVLQLTRESLGLSDRAIGESVARATGAAVPGQAALRALLFSLQSSQLSLDAHAGSGIARAVSDTLAVVMRALTRDAAPEADRRARLAVLQRWLRDHCADPGVTVERLAAHHFLSVRQVHALFAGASDSPAAYLRRVRLSRAAELLEARERSGLTVRAIAEEAGYSDSAAFIRAFTRAYGCSPTRWRAG, encoded by the coding sequence ATGCCAATGGAGCTGCTGAGTGTTCGAGGAGTCGACGCGTGGCAGCGCGTCGCGAGCCGCATGTTCGTGCCGCTCCAGTGCCGGGGCGACGGGTCGCGCTTCTCGGCCCGCGTCGCGCAGCGCCGCATCTCGCCCTCGATGTGGGTGAGCCGGGTCTCGTTCGACGCGCACGAGGCGGAGCGGCCGCGTGCGCTGGTCGAGGCCGACGCCACCGATCATCTGCTCGTCATGATGCAGTTGCGGGGTGCGTGGACGCTGTCGCAGCGGGGGCGCGGCGCGCGCCTCGGCGCCGGGTCCATCGCGTTCGTCGACGCCGGCGAGCCGTACCGCATGTCGGTGCCGACGCGCGGCCAGGATCTCATCGTGCTGCAGCTCACGCGGGAGTCGCTCGGGCTCTCGGATCGCGCGATCGGGGAGTCGGTGGCCCGGGCGACCGGGGCCGCGGTGCCCGGCCAGGCGGCGCTGCGGGCGCTGCTGTTCAGCCTGCAGTCGAGCCAGCTCTCGCTCGATGCGCACGCGGGATCCGGCATCGCGCGTGCGGTGAGCGACACCCTGGCCGTGGTGATGCGCGCGCTGACGAGGGATGCGGCGCCCGAGGCGGATCGGCGGGCCCGGCTGGCGGTGCTGCAGCGGTGGCTGCGTGACCACTGCGCAGACCCGGGCGTCACCGTCGAGCGTCTGGCGGCGCACCACTTCCTGTCGGTGCGCCAGGTGCACGCGCTCTTCGCCGGCGCATCCGACTCGCCGGCGGCGTACCTGCGCCGTGTGCGGCTGAGCCGGGCCGCGGAGCTGCTCGAAGCGCGCGAGCGCAGCGGCCTGACGGTGCGGGCGATCGCCGAGGAGGCGGGCTACTCCGACTCGGCCGCCTTCATCCGCGCCTTCACGCGGGCGTACGGCTGCTCGCCGACGCGCTGGCGCGCGGGGTAG
- a CDS encoding Rv2578c family radical SAM protein — MRWSGQTMAAPEDGVLPGLDAAQVAAVPGHLRTVRSPEYAGMAFHEVLAKSALNRVHGDSSMPFSWTINPYRGCSHACVYCFARGSHRYLEFDTGKDFDAQIVVKVNVAEVLGRELARPGWARECVALGTNTDPYQRAEGRYRLMPGIITALARSGTPMSILTKGTLLRRDLPLLAEAGERVPVELAMSIAVGDPELQQSIEPGTPTTRARLDTIAAARDAGLAADVFLMPVLPGLTDGPDQLDRLLRDIRDAGARSVVYGALHLRSHVKPWFLAWLEREHPELLPRYRSLFPGASSRAPQAYRMELAARIRPLIARYGLDRSGTSRTRTLAQNSAAQSAAAQSAPGAPAPTLF; from the coding sequence ATGAGGTGGAGCGGGCAGACGATGGCGGCGCCGGAGGACGGGGTGCTCCCGGGGCTGGACGCAGCGCAGGTCGCGGCGGTGCCGGGGCACCTGCGCACCGTGCGCTCGCCGGAGTACGCGGGGATGGCGTTCCACGAGGTGCTGGCGAAGAGCGCCCTCAACCGGGTGCACGGCGATTCGTCGATGCCGTTCTCGTGGACGATCAACCCGTACCGGGGCTGCTCGCACGCCTGCGTGTACTGCTTCGCCCGCGGCTCGCACCGCTACCTCGAATTCGACACGGGGAAGGACTTCGACGCGCAGATCGTCGTCAAGGTGAACGTGGCCGAAGTGCTCGGGCGTGAGCTCGCGCGGCCCGGCTGGGCGCGGGAGTGCGTCGCCCTCGGCACCAACACCGACCCCTATCAGCGCGCGGAGGGGCGCTACCGCCTCATGCCGGGCATCATCACGGCGCTGGCCCGCAGCGGCACGCCGATGTCGATCCTGACGAAGGGCACGCTGCTCAGGCGGGATCTGCCGCTGCTCGCCGAGGCGGGCGAGCGGGTGCCGGTCGAGCTCGCCATGTCGATCGCTGTGGGCGACCCCGAGTTGCAGCAGTCGATCGAGCCGGGCACCCCGACCACGCGCGCGCGACTGGACACGATCGCCGCCGCCCGCGATGCGGGGCTCGCGGCCGACGTCTTCCTGATGCCGGTGCTGCCCGGTCTCACCGACGGCCCGGATCAGCTCGACCGGCTGCTCCGCGACATCCGCGATGCGGGAGCGCGCTCCGTCGTCTACGGGGCGCTGCACCTGAGATCGCACGTGAAGCCCTGGTTCCTCGCCTGGCTCGAGCGCGAGCACCCCGAGCTGCTGCCGCGCTACCGCTCGCTGTTCCCCGGCGCCTCGAGCCGCGCACCGCAGGCGTACCGCATGGAGCTCGCTGCGCGCATCCGCCCGCTCATCGCGCGGTACGGGCTCGATCGCTCGGGCACCTCGCGCACCCGCACCCTGGCGCAGAACTCCGCTGCGCAGTCGGCCGCCGCTCAGTCGGCGCCGGGCGCTCCGGCGCCGACGCTCTTCTGA